Below is a window of Cytophaga hutchinsonii ATCC 33406 DNA.
AGGGAGCTACAACATTTACCCGGATAGCTGGTGCTAATTCTGCTGCTAAAGCCTTTGCAAAACCCTCAAGCGCGCCTTTTGCCATAGCAATGGAAGTATGGAAGGGCAGACCTACAGATGCTGCAACAGAGCTTAAAAATACAATGGAGGCGTTGGGCGATTTTTTTAAATCCGATAAATAGGCCTGAACAAAAGCCGCAGCTCCTAATGTATTTATTTGCAGATCACTTGTAAACTCAGCAGGTGTAAAGCGCGTAACGGGTTTTAAATGTATCGTGCCAGGGAAATATACCAAGCCATCTATTGGCTTGCCAATTTCCGGAAAGGTTGAGAAATCATAGCCTGATACCTGGTAATATTCGTCGTACGTGTCATCCGGTTCTTTCCTGCTTAATCCAATTACGCTATGACCTTTTTCTTTCAGCAGCATTGCTGTTTGTCTGGCAATGGCACTGGAAGCGCCCGCAAATAAAAACGTTCTGCGTATCATCGTTTAGATATTTTATTGTGCGTGATGTTTCTTTGTAATGTAGATTTAAACCTGTCGATTCCATTTATCCGTTTAGCGGCATGCTTCATGTTACAATTATTTACCCGCTTTCTCCAGAGCCGGTAGCTACTTAATTTTAATTGTTTTTTCATCAGTGTCTTCACAGCAGCCTCATTCAATCCAAACTGAAATTGTATGGCATCAAAGGTAGTCCTGTCTTCCCAGGCCATCTCGATGATCCGGTCAATTGCTTCCGGGGTAAGAGCCAACGATATTTCCCTGGTTGTACGGGAAGAAACATTAACGTTTGGATCATTGTTCGGGGAATAATGTCTTAAAATGCTGCTTTCCATGGATTCACTAATGTAATTCATACCTGATTTTTTTACATACGCTTAATTTTGTCTAAGAGTAACATTGTAAAGTTAGACAAAATTTGTCTAACTTTACAATGTTACTCTTAGACAATCCAAAAGTTTTAAATGTATTTATGGAAAAAAGAATTGTTGAATCGGACCCGTTACGCAATACCCCTGAAAGTTTTAATACCTTATCTGTTGATGAAATCGGTGATGACCATCTTTTTAAGGGGATCGCCACCCCAATGCTGCCACAGGCATTTTTAAAAACAGATGAGGAAAAAATAGCATCTATCGCAGGACATTTTAAAGCCATTATGGAAACATTGGGCCTCGATCTCAGTGACGATAGTCTTGCAGGTACTCCTCAGCGCGTAGCTAAAATGTATGTGCAGGAAATCTTTAGCGGACTGGATGAGCGGAATAAGCCTAAGATTGCTTTATTTGAGAACAAATACAGATACGGACAGATGCTTGTGGAAAAAAATATAACCTTTTACAGCAACTGCGAGCATCACTTTGTTCCTATTTTTGGCAAAGTACATGTTGCATATATTTCATCCGGTAAAGTAATCGGTCTTTCCAAGCTGAATCGGATCGTGAACTATTTTGCGAAGCGGCCTCAAGTGCAGGAACGTCTGACGATGCAGATTGCGGGTGAAATGGAGAGCGTACTCAACACAAAGGATATCGCAGTGCTTATTGATGCAAAGCATTTGTGTGTTTCATCCCGTGGAATTAAAGATGATAACTCTGCTACCATCACCGCGTATTACGGTGGCAGGTTTAGCGATGATGCCGTTAAGAATGAGTTTTTGAATTATTTGAATTTAAATACAACCTATGTGTAAATTTCATTTGCTTCTTCAATTCTATTCGGGAAAATATGGACAAAAATATCCGGAACTACAGCATATAGATCAATGAAGCCAGCTGCGCATTATGATATAGCCCAATTGGAGCGATTGGTAGGAGTGAAGGCTCATACTCTTAGAAAATGGGAGGAACGGTATCAGCTGATTTCACCTGAACGCAGTGCCGGTAATATCCGCTTTTACAATGATGCACAAGTAATCCAACTTCTAAATATCACGCTGTTACTTTCCGAAGGTTTCAAAATATCGCAGATTGCAGCGATGTCTTCTGCAACTATCCGGAAACATGTACAAAACATTCAACAACATTCTCCTGAAAGCAATTCCGGCAAACATACAGCCAGCCTGCATCAATTGCTTTCAGCCACACTTACATTTGATGAGTTGCTTTTTGAAAAAACGGTTGACCTGGCGGTAAAGCAGCTTGGAATGCTCCGGACTGTGAGGGAACTTTTTTATCCATTTTTTTACAAGATCGGATGGATGTGGCTATCCGACGAGGTAAGTCCGGCACAGGAACATTTTGCCAGCAACATCATTCGTCGGAAGTTGATTGTTGCCAGTGATACGTTGCCGCGCCCTAAAAAAAAGAAGACTTTTATATTGTTTTTGCCGCCCGGCGAATGGCATGAAATCAGTCTGCTGCTGGCAGACTATCTGGTACGCCTTAAAGGCTTTAAAAGTATTTATCTTGGGCAGAATGTGCCTTTGCAAAATATGACAAAAGTAATAGAGACCACTTCACCTGACTTCGTCCTAACACTTTTTTTATCGCGTCAGAATGAGCAGACAGCTCCAGATGCGATCAGGCATCTGGCGAAGACATATAAAAAACCGAAGTTTCTTGTAAGCAGTCCTTATATGACAAAAGACTTAGCCGGAGAACCTAAAAACATTAAAATTCTACATTCTTCTGAAGACTTCGAGAAGTTATTGGAAAAGCTTACATAGGCTTGAGTATACTCTTACTTTACAGGTATGACTTGATCACTCAATCGAAAATCCGGAAAAGTTTATGAAGATAATATATTTTATTCTCCATGAATTCACGTCCATTTTTTTAGTGCTGCTTTAATTTTATTAAACGATCGAACAGATATTTTTTGCTCTGTTTCTAACACTCCGCAGTTTGTGGCACACAGACCACGGTGAGAAATCGAAGCTCACGCATGCGTATAGGAGAAGTTTATTTCTGGACAAGTACAATCTGCTAAAAGAGCAGAACAATAAAAATGATTAAACTAAATAGAGTAGTAAATGTTCTGTGTGTCACAGAACAAGGTGTGGAGAACAATAAAAATGATTAACTATATAGAGTAGTGAATGTTCTGTGTGCCTCAGATCACGGTGAGAAAAGGCTTGTTGTTTAACTGTTACTGACTCAATCTGGAAAATACATATAAACATTCAGTAGCAATCTCCTTGATGCTTTCTAAATACCTATCATCCAGATCATCTGTTGAATCAGAAGGTTTAAACTCATTATAAAGGGTAGAAACCCACACCTCAGCTCCATCGATATGTGTAAGGGCAGCCTCTGCCTCTCTGCACATCATAATAACACAAAAGCCCTGTGCCGGATTTTCGTTGGCATCATACTTCTTTGAAAAACAGGTAATATGTATATCGGAATCGCCAAACTGTATTGTATATAAAGGGTTAGGAGTATTGTCTGTCTGTTTTACGATAAACCCGATCGTTTCAATGATCCGGATAGAACCTAAATCAAAGACAGTAGCTTGTATGCCTCCCGAATATGTTTTTACGTGAGGAAATCCATAATACGTTGCTGCTACACTGCCCCAGATCTGTCCAAAATGACTCATTCTGAAATTACGCATACAGATATACAGCAGTTCAGGAGTGTGGTTTGCATCTGATTTTTTCTTTACATAAGAAATTATCTGATGCAAGGCACGCTTCCGTTCTTCCGGAATCGTGTCAAAACCTTTTATTGCCTCTAAAATATAACGTTGTATGATAGGTAACATGGTGTGTTCAATTTTACAGTATAATAAATTGACACGAGTTGAATGGGTTAAATATATATACGCGCAGAGTTATTTGAATAACGTTGACGATTAATAGCAAACCGGTCAGTAAATCAGCGGATACATATAGTATAGATAACTGTTTAACGTATGTATACGTTATTTTAATTTTTGATTCTCAATTAACTGTTCTAATGCGATCCGTTTTTTCTTTTTCAGAGACTTGAAAAAGACGGGCGAGAGCCCCGTTATTTTTTTAAACTGATTGGAGAAATGAGGAAGGCTGCTGTAGTGTAGTTTAAACGCAATTTCTTTTAAGCTCATTTCATTATAAATGATCAGCTCTTTGGCCCGCTCAATTTTATGAACAATAATAAATTGTTGCAGAGTAGTGCCTGTGACTTCAGAAAATAAATTAGATAGGTACGTATAATCACATTCCAGTTTAGTACTGAGGTATTCGGAGAATTTTACTTCGGGCAATTCATCTGAGTAATGGATGGTATTAATTATTGCCGCTTTAACCTTTTCTATCTGAATGGATTTTTTATCTTCCATCAATTCGTGCCCGTTTTTTTTAAGGACACTTCTGATCTTATCGAACTGACGCAGCGATATTTTTTGCTTTACTTCCAGTTCTCCTAATTCTATGCGCGATATTTTAATGCCGAGTTTATTGAATTCATTCTTTACCATGAGTTTGCAGCAATTGCTCACCATGTATTTTATGTACAACTTCATTTGTAGATATACTGTTTATCTGAGACAAAGATGAAGACAATGCAACTAAAAAAGTTACACATTAAATATTATTAGTTACACAATCTTTGAAAGCAGGATGAAAATTTTTAAACCCGTTAAATATACATGGCGGTCTGTAATCCCGTCAGATCGCGCTGAATGAAGGATTGTGCAAAATAAAGACAGGCATTTTTGAAGTGAAACGTATGAAATCACGAACAGTGCAGCGAAGCGCCGGATATTTTTTTGAGGCATTATTTTTAATATCATTGCGCAAAATTTACAGCAACACCGCATTGAAACAAATCTGCAGATGACTAAAACATCCTTTGGTCACGCACAAATCTGTTGGCTGTTGCATAAATAACAGTAAAGAGAAGTACATACCTGGATTCAAGTAATTAATAATGTATGGCGTTTATTGATGTAGTATTGCAGCGCCCTTCCTACGGATGGATGGATGAAAACGGAAATCTTGTAAAGCCTGCGGGCAAGCAATTGTTTGCAGAGTTCTGTTCAAGGATTAATATTTTTAAATCACGTAAGAACTGGATAGCATTGGCAGGATGGTTTTGGGTACTATGTTTATTGCCTTTTCTGTTTTTGTTTTTGTTTACCTATTTTAATTGGAAGCTGTTGTTCATTTGTATCTTCTACAGCATGGTAGTAATGGGTACCCACGGCACTATCTGGTACCATCGGTACGGTACACACCGTGCTTTTATTTTTCGCAACGCATTCTGGCGTTTCATTACCCAAAACCTGGTAGTTAAATTAATTCCGGAAGAGATTTACATTGTATCGCATCATGTACATCATTCTAAGTCGGATCAGCCCGGAGATCCGTACAATGCTTCCGCCGGGTTTTTATATTGTTTTTTAGCCGATACAAACCATCAGCCCATTGCAAAAGATCTGGATGAAAAAAACTATGCACGTGCAGCGGTACTTGTAAAACATACAGGCATAAAAATCAATTCGTATGAACAATATCAGAAATGGGGTTCAATTGCCGATCCGGGCCGCACGGCAGCGCTCTGGATCGCAAACTGGGTTTGCTGGTATGGTATATTTTATCTCATTGGAGGGCATGCACTTGCCTGTGCACTTTTTAGCGGCGCACTGATATGGGTAATAGGCGTTCGTACATTTAACTATAATGGCCACGGCAAAGGTACGGAAAGTCATAGGGATGGATTGGATTTTAATCGTAAAGACTTGTCTGTAAACCAATATCGCCCGGGCTTACTTGCTGGTGAGTGGCATAACAATCATCATATGTATCCGGGAAGTGCCCGCTCAGGTTTTTTACCGTATCAGATAGACTTTGCCTGGTACTACATTTATGTATTGTATAAGATAGGGGCAGTATCATCCTACCATGATTCTAAAAAACAGTTTTATGAAAACTACTATGTACCATATAAGAATGCCAGTAAAAAAGAATCAGTAAAGGATTTCGTTGACTGATACATTACTGTGCGGGCTCATGAATGCAACCTGTTGAATGCTATCTGGAAATATATATATATTATTTTTGCTTAAAAGAAGAACGGCTTTGTGGAGTTTGATAAACATATTTTCAAATTGAAGAAGAGCAGACAAGACACAATGATGAAAATAAGTTTAAATAAATAGCTTATTTATCGCGTAGCGATTTTGATACCTTGAGATATTCATCCTGTTAACCTACTTAAATTTTTAAAGGTTTGGAAAATCAGTATGTTTGGATAAATAAGTTCAAAACCAGGTTCCTCCAGTCTACTGTATTAAAAAGCCCTTCCAAACCGGAAGGGCTTTTTGTTTATAAAAATCAGGACAACCGGAATCTGTTTAGAGTTTTATTTTTTGAATGCGCACCGCGTTTAAAATGGCCAGCAGTGCCACGCCAACATCCGCAAAGACAGCTTCCCAAAGCGTAGCCAAACCGCCCGCACCAAGTATCAGAACAACTACTTTAACTGCGAAAGCAAGCGTTATATTTTGCCAGACAATTTTCTTTGTAAGCTTTCCGATTCTGATGGCCGAGAATATTTTGTAAGGCTGGTCGTTTTGAATCACAATATCCGCTGTTTCAATGGTGGCGTCCGATCCTAAACCGCCCATGGCTATGCCTGCATCAGCCAGGGCTACAACCGGCGCATCGTTTACCCCATCACCCACAAATGCTATTTTCCTGCCTTCGTTTCTTAGCGCCTGTACTTTTTCTACTTTTCCTTCGGGCAGCAGATCGCCATACGCAGCATCAATGCCTAATGTCTTTGCCACAGCATCAACTACTGCCTGTTTATCACCTGAAAGCATTACTGTTTTAATACCTAGTCCATGCAACGCGTTAATAGCATCTAACGCATCTGCTTTAATTTCATCCGCAATGGTTATATAACCGGCATACTTCCCATCTACAGCCGTTACAACGATGGTATCCGTGATGTTCCTGATCTTTTCATCGAATGCAATAGTAAACTTACTCAGCAATTTAAGATTTCCTGCTAAGACTTGTTTTCCTTCAACTGTACCTTTCAATCCATGGCCGGCAATTTCCTCTACGTTTTCAGCATGGGGTAATTCCTTCATAGCAGCATAATCCACTACAGCTTTGGCAATGGGGTGGGTGGAATGTGTTTCCAGTGCAGCGGTCAACCGTAAAAGAGTATCTTTTTCAATGTTACTCGGCTCTACGTATTGAACCTTGAAAACACCTTTTGTCAGCGTACCTGTCTTATCCATAACAACGGTATCAATTCCGGTCATTACGTCCAGATAGTTAGAGCCTTTAAATAAGATCCCGTTTCTGGAAGCCAGGCCAATGCCACCGAAATAACCCAATGGAATAGATACCACTAATGCGCACGGGCAGGATATAACAAGGAATACCAGGGCGCGGTACAGCCAGTCATTAAAAACATACTGCTCCACAAAGAAGTAGGGTACTGCCGTAATGGCAATAGCCAGGAATACCATTACAGGTGTATACCTGCGCGCGAATCTTGAAATGAACAATTGTGTCTTTGCTTTCTTTGCAGTGGCATCCTGTACAAGTTCCAGGATCTTCGATAACTTACTGTCTTTGAAAAGAGCAGTTACTTTTACTTCTGTCAAAGTGTTTAAATTGATCATTCCTGCTAATACAGGTTCGCCCTTGTACTTATTGTCGGGCTTGCTCTCGCCTGTAAGTGCTGCCGTATTAAAAGAAGCTTTTTCGGAGAGCAAATCTCCGTCCAAGGCTATTTTTTCGCCCGGTTTTATCTGAATGGTTTCACCAAGACTTACTTCAGAAGGGTTTACTTTTTCTGGCTTGCCATTACGCAGCACGCTTACTTCGTCCGGCCGTATATCAAGCAACGCTTTGATGGAGCGCTTGGCTCTTTGTACCGCAGCATCCTGGAACAATTCACCGATCTGGTAAAACAGCATGACGGCTACACCCTCCGGATATTCTTTTATGTAGAATGCACCAAGCGTAGCGATGCTCATCAGCATAAACTCATTGAAGAAGTCCCGTCGAAAAACAGAACGATAGGCTTTTTTCAGCACCGGCCCACCGATAAGCAGATAGGGGATAAGGTAATAAGCGAATCTGAAATATTCCTGGAAGAAATCCAATCTGTGAAAGTTAGTTACCTGATAATCGGCGATAATTCCTGCAATTAATAATAGAAAAGATGCGATAGCTGGAAGATAATTCATCCAGCTTTGATGCTCCGAATCTTCAGCGTTTACCGCATCATGGTCGTGCCCGTCATCTTCATCATGTGCATGTTGATCGGCAGCTTGCCCGGCTGTTTTTTTATTCGTTGAAACATCCGCATGATTCGTATAAGGATCTTTATTCATAGGTATATTATAATAAGGTTAATATTTTTGCCATGGATCATGCATTGCGTAACGCATAAAATTGTCTGCACGTTGGCTGCCTGTATTTTTAGAAAAAGAATTACTGGAGCAGGCAATACATGGGAATAAAGTGACTATGCGATGATAGCACATAGCTATTGGTTAATTAAACAGATGCATGCATGGCAATTCTCAAATGGAATGCTGCTCCTGAATAGCTAAGAATGTAATTTGGGCGGTTGCCAGAAGGAATAAAAATAAGCAGAAATAAAAACCGATTGATATAAAGAAACTGGCCATGGTGTTCTGATGTCGTGAAATTCAGCAGGTATGTGTATACCTGCTGATACCGTACTCACACTTGCGCAGCCTGTACAAAAAGGTGTGCAGATAATATGCTTTTCCTGCTCAGAAGACATTTCAACAGGCTCTTTACAGCAATGATCCGTATCCGAACATGGAACGATGGAAAGCGCCAGTACAAACAGGGAAAATAAAAGAGTAAAGAAACGAACCATACATTAAAGATATAAAATGTGTTGTAATCAGACAAGCCGGTTGACACGATAGAACAGCTTGCTGGCTGGCGCAGACACTACTGGTCAATGACTCCCGAGAAACCTCAGCTGTAAACGGGGCAAAAGCAATCAGCTAAGCACCAGCCAGGGTAGAGTCTTCAGCCTTCCACATCAGGCTTCATTACTTACCACTATCTTTTGTTATCTCCGGGTCAATAACTGCTGCGTTGAAAGATTCGTTTAAACGCTTGTATAGGGGAGTGGGTTCAACGGTAACCATTACTTCAAGCGTTGGCCCAACGATCAGTTTCAGTAAATGTCCGCCTTTCACGGAGCCATCTTTCAACGATGCGCTGACATGCGTATGGGCAACGGGTTTGCCATTATACCAGGCAATGTCTCCGGTGAAAGAGGTTATTTCAACCGTATCCAGCGGAATCACTAAAAACTCTTTACGGTGATAATCAAACCAGCCCGCTTCTACATGGAGCGCATCGCCAATGCCCTGGTAGTGTCCGCTTTTTACTTTGTAGGTGTGTGCAAATTCCGTTAGTCCGGATACGACCTCATCGCCGGTTGAAAAAATAACCGCGTATGTTTTTACATCACCCGCAGTGCTGAGTAATTTAACCTTCATGCCCGGTGCGTTTCCTGTGTCAGGAGATGCGGTGGCAGAACGGTATTCCGGAGCGCGCGCGTGAGGGGATTGTTTCAAACCTGTACTGTCTTTCGTTGAAGGGTTGGATGGTGCATCAGCGGGCAGCTGACAGCTCTGGAAAAAAGCCAGCCCAAGCAACAGCATAAAAAGGGTTGATGTACATGTTCTCATAGGAAATGATGGTTTATAGCAATATGGTTGTAGTCAGACTAGTAACCACAGGTAAATGGCCTGTTCTATAAGTTAGTCAATTGTCTTTTTTTAATAAAGGATTCTTTATATTTTTTATTTACAGCTGGCATAAATTCGCTTGTGCCCCATACTGTCACA
It encodes the following:
- a CDS encoding SDR family NAD(P)-dependent oxidoreductase; amino-acid sequence: MIRRTFLFAGASSAIARQTAMLLKEKGHSVIGLSRKEPDDTYDEYYQVSGYDFSTFPEIGKPIDGLVYFPGTIHLKPVTRFTPAEFTSDLQINTLGAAAFVQAYLSDLKKSPNASIVFLSSVAASVGLPFHTSIAMAKGALEGFAKALAAELAPAIRVNVVAPSLLDTPLGNTFIHTPDKLENMQKRNPLRQIGKPTDVANAIAFLLSEESAWVTGQVFAIDGGMSTIKN
- a CDS encoding TIGR03643 family protein; translation: MNYISESMESSILRHYSPNNDPNVNVSSRTTREISLALTPEAIDRIIEMAWEDRTTFDAIQFQFGLNEAAVKTLMKKQLKLSSYRLWRKRVNNCNMKHAAKRINGIDRFKSTLQRNITHNKISKR
- the folE gene encoding GTP cyclohydrolase I FolE, coding for MEKRIVESDPLRNTPESFNTLSVDEIGDDHLFKGIATPMLPQAFLKTDEEKIASIAGHFKAIMETLGLDLSDDSLAGTPQRVAKMYVQEIFSGLDERNKPKIALFENKYRYGQMLVEKNITFYSNCEHHFVPIFGKVHVAYISSGKVIGLSKLNRIVNYFAKRPQVQERLTMQIAGEMESVLNTKDIAVLIDAKHLCVSSRGIKDDNSATITAYYGGRFSDDAVKNEFLNYLNLNTTYV
- a CDS encoding MerR family transcriptional regulator, with the protein product MKPAAHYDIAQLERLVGVKAHTLRKWEERYQLISPERSAGNIRFYNDAQVIQLLNITLLLSEGFKISQIAAMSSATIRKHVQNIQQHSPESNSGKHTASLHQLLSATLTFDELLFEKTVDLAVKQLGMLRTVRELFYPFFYKIGWMWLSDEVSPAQEHFASNIIRRKLIVASDTLPRPKKKKTFILFLPPGEWHEISLLLADYLVRLKGFKSIYLGQNVPLQNMTKVIETTSPDFVLTLFLSRQNEQTAPDAIRHLAKTYKKPKFLVSSPYMTKDLAGEPKNIKILHSSEDFEKLLEKLT
- a CDS encoding helix-turn-helix domain-containing protein, with the protein product MKLYIKYMVSNCCKLMVKNEFNKLGIKISRIELGELEVKQKISLRQFDKIRSVLKKNGHELMEDKKSIQIEKVKAAIINTIHYSDELPEVKFSEYLSTKLECDYTYLSNLFSEVTGTTLQQFIIVHKIERAKELIIYNEMSLKEIAFKLHYSSLPHFSNQFKKITGLSPVFFKSLKKKKRIALEQLIENQKLK
- a CDS encoding acyl-CoA desaturase; amino-acid sequence: MAFIDVVLQRPSYGWMDENGNLVKPAGKQLFAEFCSRINIFKSRKNWIALAGWFWVLCLLPFLFLFLFTYFNWKLLFICIFYSMVVMGTHGTIWYHRYGTHRAFIFRNAFWRFITQNLVVKLIPEEIYIVSHHVHHSKSDQPGDPYNASAGFLYCFLADTNHQPIAKDLDEKNYARAAVLVKHTGIKINSYEQYQKWGSIADPGRTAALWIANWVCWYGIFYLIGGHALACALFSGALIWVIGVRTFNYNGHGKGTESHRDGLDFNRKDLSVNQYRPGLLAGEWHNNHHMYPGSARSGFLPYQIDFAWYYIYVLYKIGAVSSYHDSKKQFYENYYVPYKNASKKESVKDFVD
- a CDS encoding heavy metal translocating P-type ATPase — encoded protein: MNKDPYTNHADVSTNKKTAGQAADQHAHDEDDGHDHDAVNAEDSEHQSWMNYLPAIASFLLLIAGIIADYQVTNFHRLDFFQEYFRFAYYLIPYLLIGGPVLKKAYRSVFRRDFFNEFMLMSIATLGAFYIKEYPEGVAVMLFYQIGELFQDAAVQRAKRSIKALLDIRPDEVSVLRNGKPEKVNPSEVSLGETIQIKPGEKIALDGDLLSEKASFNTAALTGESKPDNKYKGEPVLAGMINLNTLTEVKVTALFKDSKLSKILELVQDATAKKAKTQLFISRFARRYTPVMVFLAIAITAVPYFFVEQYVFNDWLYRALVFLVISCPCALVVSIPLGYFGGIGLASRNGILFKGSNYLDVMTGIDTVVMDKTGTLTKGVFKVQYVEPSNIEKDTLLRLTAALETHSTHPIAKAVVDYAAMKELPHAENVEEIAGHGLKGTVEGKQVLAGNLKLLSKFTIAFDEKIRNITDTIVVTAVDGKYAGYITIADEIKADALDAINALHGLGIKTVMLSGDKQAVVDAVAKTLGIDAAYGDLLPEGKVEKVQALRNEGRKIAFVGDGVNDAPVVALADAGIAMGGLGSDATIETADIVIQNDQPYKIFSAIRIGKLTKKIVWQNITLAFAVKVVVLILGAGGLATLWEAVFADVGVALLAILNAVRIQKIKL
- a CDS encoding PPC domain-containing DNA-binding protein, with the protein product MRTCTSTLFMLLLGLAFFQSCQLPADAPSNPSTKDSTGLKQSPHARAPEYRSATASPDTGNAPGMKVKLLSTAGDVKTYAVIFSTGDEVVSGLTEFAHTYKVKSGHYQGIGDALHVEAGWFDYHRKEFLVIPLDTVEITSFTGDIAWYNGKPVAHTHVSASLKDGSVKGGHLLKLIVGPTLEVMVTVEPTPLYKRLNESFNAAVIDPEITKDSGK